The genomic interval ACCATCGAGCGTCTCGCCTTCCTTGCGCCAGAAGATGTAGCCCAGCCCCGGCTGGCCCTGGCCCTGCGCCCAGGAGTTCATCCGGTCGCAGAAGGCGCGGGAGCCGCCGGTCTTGGCCGGTATCGCCCAGACCTCGACCTTCGGGTTCTTCTCGATCATGCCGGCGAACACCTTGAAGCCGGAGCCGGCGAAATGCTCGGTGACCGCTTCCATGACAATCGGGTTACGAAGGTCCGGCTTGTCGGACCCGTATTTGCGGATCGCCTCGTCATAGGGAATGCGCGGCCATTTCCTGGTGACCGGCTTGCCGTCGGCGAATTTTTCGAAGATGCCGGTCATCACCGGCTCCATGGTTTCCCAGACATCTTCCTGGGTAACGAAGCTCATCTCGACATCGAGCTGGTAGAATTCGCCCGGCAGGCGGTCGGCGCGCGGGTCCTCGTCGCGGAAGCACGGCGCGATCTGGAAATAGCGGTCGAAACCGGCAACCATCAGAAGCTGCTTGTACTGCTGCGGGGCCTGCGGCAGGGCATAGAACTTGCCCTGATGGATGCGGCTCGGCACCAGGAAGTCGCGCGCGCCTTCGGGCGACGACGCCGTCAGGATCGGCGTGGAATACTCGCCGAAGCCGGCATCGGCCATGGCCGAACGCATCGAGGCGACGATCTTGGTGCGCTTGACGATGTTGGCGTGCAGCGTTTCGCGGCGCAGATCCAGGAAGCGGTATTTCAGGCGGACGTCTTCGGGATAGTCCGGTTCGCCGAACACCGGAACCGGCAGTTCCTTCGCCGCCGATAGCACCTCGATCTCTTCCGCATAAAGCTCGATCTCGCCGGTCGCCATGTTCTTGTTGACGGTGTCTTCCGAGCGCGCACGCACCTTGCCGTCAATGCGAATCACCCATTCGCCGCGCACCTTCTCGGCGGTGGCGAAGGCGGGCGAATCCGGATCGGCGACCACCTGGGTCATGCCGTAATGGTCGCGCAGGTCGAT from Martelella mediterranea DSM 17316 carries:
- the aspS gene encoding aspartate--tRNA ligase, giving the protein MHRYRSHTCAALNKSDVGQTARLSGWVHRVRDHGGVLFIDLRDHYGMTQVVADPDSPAFATAEKVRGEWVIRIDGKVRARSEDTVNKNMATGEIELYAEEIEVLSAAKELPVPVFGEPDYPEDVRLKYRFLDLRRETLHANIVKRTKIVASMRSAMADAGFGEYSTPILTASSPEGARDFLVPSRIHQGKFYALPQAPQQYKQLLMVAGFDRYFQIAPCFRDEDPRADRLPGEFYQLDVEMSFVTQEDVWETMEPVMTGIFEKFADGKPVTRKWPRIPYDEAIRKYGSDKPDLRNPIVMEAVTEHFAGSGFKVFAGMIEKNPKVEVWAIPAKTGGSRAFCDRMNSWAQGQGQPGLGYIFWRKEGETLDGAGPLAKNIGPERTEAIRAQLGLDEGDACFFVAGEPSKFYKFAGEARTRVGDELGLTDKDRFELCWIVDFPFYEWLEDEKKVDFSHNPFSMPQGGLDALENQDPLTIKAYQYDAVCNGYEIASGSIRNQLPEVMVKAFEITGKSAADVEEQFGGLYRAFQYGAPPHGGCAFGIDRIVMLLAGAKTVREVALFPMNQQAQDLLMGGPSEAEPAQLRELGLRLMPKKKD